The sequence below is a genomic window from Halosolutus gelatinilyticus.
ATCGGATCGAGGCGTTCCGCCGAACGCTTTCGGAGTGGCTCAGGGGGCTCTATCACGGCATGATCTCGCATCCGGCCTACGAGAAGATCGAAAAGGAAGCCGAGGACGCCGAGGACGCGTTCCTGCTCGCGTGTTTCCCGGACGCGTTCGGAATCCCCTCGCCCGTGTCGTACTACACGGCCGAACTGCTGCCGTACCTCGAAGACGAGTTCGAGGCCTGGGAGCGGCGACTGTGGGATCGCGGCACCTACCTCGAACGAAAGGGTCAGCAGTACCACTTCTGACATGGAACCCTTCGTCTTCTTCGGCGGCAAGGGCGGCGTCGGCAAGACCACCGTCTCGTGTGCCTACGGACTCCGCTGCGCCCGCGACGGTCACCGGACGCTCGTCGTCTCGACCGACCCCGCCCACTCCGTCACCGACGTGTTCGATCAACCGTTCGACGACACCCCCGAGCCGGTCGCGGGAATCGATCGGCTCGACGCGATGCAACTCGATCCCGAGGACGAGGTCACGCGCCACTTAGACGAAATCCGCCAGGACCTCTCCGAACAGGTTTCGGCGGCGATGGTCAACGAGATCAACCGCCAGCTCGAGATGGCCCACGGTACGCCTGGCGCCTACGAGTCGGCCCTGTTCGATCGGTTCGTCGACGTGATGCGCAACTCGGAGTCGTACGATCGGGTCGTCTTCGACACCGCGCCCTCCGGAAGCACGCTGCGCCTGCTCGGCCTCCCCGACCTGCTCGAAAGCTGGATCGACCGCCTGATGTACAAGCGCCGGACCAGCATCGACCTCTTCGAGAAGGCCGCGATCGGAAACAACGAACCCCGGCGCGTCATGGAGGGCGACCCCGTCCTCGCGCGTCTCGAAGAGCGCAAGGAGTTCTTCGACTTCGCCGGCAAGGCGCTCCAGGACGACGCCGCCTTCTTCATCGTCCTGAACCCCGACGAACTCTCGCTGAACGAGACCGAGCGGTCGATCGCCGACCTCCGGGAGAAGGAGTTCGCCGTCCGCGGCCTCGTCGCCAACAAACTCACCCCCTCGCCTGATCCCGACGAGAACGGCCGCGGCGCGCGCTACCTCCGTGACCGGGTCGAGACCGAACGGGCGCATCTCGAAACCATCCGCGAGGAGTTCGACCCGCCGCTGGTGGCCGAGATCGGCTGGCGGGTCGCTGAGGTCAAGGGCGATCTCCTGTCGGACGTCGCCGACGAACTCGACATCGAGACGAGCGTCGAAGCCCCAACGCACGTCTGATCGTCCGAAGGCGATCGCTGTACGGATTTCGATCGGTCGGGGACCCCGCCGGGCCGGTTCGAACGTCCATAGTCGGCGTCCGGTTCCGACGTGCGTTCTCTATGAGATATGTACGCAGGGGCCACTGTACGCCCGAAGAGAAACCAGTTTAGGCCGTGCCTCCCCAGAGCGAGCAATGAGTTACCGAATCGGACTGGTCGGAAAACCATCAGTCGGTAAATCCAGTTTTTTCAATGCTGCCACCATGAACGACGTGCCCGAGGGTGCCTACCCGTTCACGACGATCGATCCGAGCGTCGGCGAGGCCTACGTCCGCGTCGAGTGCGCCGCGCCGGAGTTCGACGAGGAGTGCACGCCAAACGTCGGCTTTTGCGATCACGGGATGCGGTTCGTCCCGACGAAACTCGTCGACGTGGCGGGGCTGATTCCGGGCGCCCACGAGGGAGCGGGGCTGGGCAACCAGTTTCTCACCGATCTGAACGAGACCGACGTGCTCGTCCACGTCGTCGACTTCTCCGGTAAGACGGACGCCGAGGGCGAACCGACCGAGGGTCACGACCCGCGGGAGGACATCGCCTTCTTGGAGGAGGAACTCGACCAGTGGTACCTCGACATCTTAGAGAAGGGTATCGAACGCTACGAGTCGGGCTACACCACCGAAGACGACGCGATCGAAGCGGAACTCGCGGAGCAGATGAGCGCGTTCAAGACGAACGAGGACGAGATCAAGCTGCTCATCCGGCGGGTCGGCATCGGCTTCGACCCCGAGGCGTGGGAGGACGACGACAAACTCGAACTCGCCCGCGAGATCCGCACGGAGACCAAGCCGATGGTGATCGCGGCGAACAAACTGGACACGCCCGAGGGGCAGGCCAATTACGAGGAGATCGCGAACGATCCCGACTACGACCACCTGACGATCGTCCCCTGCAGCGCGCACGCCGAGAAGGCGCTCAAGTCGGCGGACAAGGCCGGCGCCGTGGAGTACCGGCCGGGGGACGACGATTTCGAAATCACGGGCGACGTCTCGGACGACCAGGAGCAAGGGCTCGAGCAGATCCGCGACTTCCTCGGCGAGTACGGCGCGACGGGCGTCCAGGCGGCCCTCGAAACCGCCCTGTTCGACGTCCTCGGCGTCACGCCGGTGTTCCCCGGCGGCGCGAACGGCCTCGGCAACGAGCGCGGCGAGGTCCTCCCCGACTGTTACCTGATCCCGCCGAACGCGACCGCCGAGGACTTCGCCTACAGCCTCCACTCCGACATCGGCGACGGCTTCCTGCACGCGATCGACTGCCGGACCAACCGCCAACTCGGGAAGGACTACGAGGTCGAGCCGCGGGACGTGATCGAAGTCATCACGACAAACTGACCGCCGCCGGACCGTCGATCCGGTCAGCCGGTTTCGATCGCCGACCGGTCGGGGTTTCGAGACGCAGCGGCGGATCAGATGACGTCGTCCGGATCGTGAACGTCGGCCATTCGGCTCGCCTCAGCGGCGTACTGCTCGCGCAGGTCGGGATCGTCGACGGTTCCTAGATTTCCGGGATCGGCATCGATCGCGGCGGTCGTGTCGCGGACGTCGGTGAACGATGTGAGCGCCCGTTCCTTGCGGAAGTACCGCTCGCCATCCGGGGTGGCATACGTGAGGATGATCAGGTTCTGCTCGTCATCGGAGTAGGTCCGCTCGACGAGCCAGACGCGAACGCGATCGGTCGAGGAGTTCGACATCGATCGACTGTCCAACGTCCGAACGGATGAATGTGCGTTCGATCCCTCGCCTGCCGAAGCCGATAGGTACTCACCGGTGGATCGACTCAGTGCCGATACGAATGGGCGTGCGATCGTTTTCGACCGATCGGCTCACGAAACCCGAACTCGCCGTCTTCGTCTCGGGCGTCGTCAGTATGGGGCTGGAGATCCTCGCGGTGCGGATCGTCGCGCCGCAGTTTGGGAGCCACATCTACACGGTCGGCGGCATCCTGACGGTCTTCCTCGCGGGGTTGAGTCTCGGCTACTGGCAGGGCGGCGACCGGGCGCGGTACGCGACGAACCGCCAGATGAGTCGGCTTCTGCTCGCGACGGCCGCCTACGTCGCGGTCGTCGTCTACGCGAGCGACATCTTGCTCACCGCCACGTCGACGTTGCCGCTGCCGGCGCGGTACGCCTCGCTGCCGTCGGTGATCGTTCTGTTCGGCCCGCCGACGTACCTGCTCGGATTCATCAGTCCGTACGCCGCGGAGCTGTCGGCGGCGGAGAGCACCGGGAAAGCGTCCGGTCGCGTCTACGCGCTCGGCACGATCGGCAGCATCCTGGGCTCCGCGCTGACCACGTTCGTCCTCGT
It includes:
- a CDS encoding ArsA family ATPase; this translates as MEPFVFFGGKGGVGKTTVSCAYGLRCARDGHRTLVVSTDPAHSVTDVFDQPFDDTPEPVAGIDRLDAMQLDPEDEVTRHLDEIRQDLSEQVSAAMVNEINRQLEMAHGTPGAYESALFDRFVDVMRNSESYDRVVFDTAPSGSTLRLLGLPDLLESWIDRLMYKRRTSIDLFEKAAIGNNEPRRVMEGDPVLARLEERKEFFDFAGKALQDDAAFFIVLNPDELSLNETERSIADLREKEFAVRGLVANKLTPSPDPDENGRGARYLRDRVETERAHLETIREEFDPPLVAEIGWRVAEVKGDLLSDVADELDIETSVEAPTHV
- a CDS encoding redox-regulated ATPase YchF; this translates as MSYRIGLVGKPSVGKSSFFNAATMNDVPEGAYPFTTIDPSVGEAYVRVECAAPEFDEECTPNVGFCDHGMRFVPTKLVDVAGLIPGAHEGAGLGNQFLTDLNETDVLVHVVDFSGKTDAEGEPTEGHDPREDIAFLEEELDQWYLDILEKGIERYESGYTTEDDAIEAELAEQMSAFKTNEDEIKLLIRRVGIGFDPEAWEDDDKLELAREIRTETKPMVIAANKLDTPEGQANYEEIANDPDYDHLTIVPCSAHAEKALKSADKAGAVEYRPGDDDFEITGDVSDDQEQGLEQIRDFLGEYGATGVQAALETALFDVLGVTPVFPGGANGLGNERGEVLPDCYLIPPNATAEDFAYSLHSDIGDGFLHAIDCRTNRQLGKDYEVEPRDVIEVITTN